One window of Nymphaea colorata isolate Beijing-Zhang1983 chromosome 1, ASM883128v2, whole genome shotgun sequence genomic DNA carries:
- the LOC116246330 gene encoding probable inactive receptor kinase At5g10020 → MVGISGFRMQFFWWVALLVVFCALDSSLGQSELDYLLEFKKGIEKDPFGHLDSWKKDSVDSNGCPSNWFGIECQNGSVTKITLPGAGLVGTVNFSMISKLKTLGNFSLPNNLLRGGLTPDIGSMASLEYLDLSGNFLDGKVPSSLSNLQSLAYLNLSSNNLSGNLPSGFEKLHRLTYIDLHANNLEGDIGSWFSQLQNVVLVDLSFNKFSGSFPKNINNLTFIRSIGHMNMSHNLLSGSLFTPNVKPLFDNLQVFDASFNQLSGDILAFSSMFALQVLRLQGNLFSGDLPVVLFKENSMVLSELDLSLNRFQGPVSSITSSTLKVLNLSSNELAGTLPKSIGNCAVVDLSNNKLSGNITGIQSWGNYVEFVDLSSNSLSGTLPNQTSKFLRLTTIKLSNNSLEGELPNVMETYPKLNHVDLSHNKLTGHLLTGIFTSSTLTYVNLSGNHFTGSITFLSSQAYISAPSDTPLLPSQNSSLDVLDLSNNLLSGLLPPDIGSLVNLQVLDLNKNDFSGPIPSEISMLKNLVYLDLSNNHLNGSIPDGFSPRLQEFNVSYNNLSGNVPDNLLKFPDSSFHPGNPLLILLSPSPKDGPDHDDKGKHQNHLKRVVLEALIAGSIGGAIVILILFLLITYKPRPYRRDDQQNSNNKISGRDVNIDRSSRPHAFGFQKNAEAMPTSSSFSTDHLLSSEGRSLSALGDVALAVSEPVEQGFSQSTKGPVQTAKSCAGESLPPRSSKRTSLGFSCSPSADASSLSENPASLKVPSPDRLAGDLHFFDTSFVFSAEELSRAPAEVLGRSSHGTSYKATLDNGHMLTVKWLREGLAKRRKEFAREAKKLGSIRHPNIVSLRGYYWGPKEHEKLIVSDYISAHTLAHYLFEPESRKLPPLSANQRLKVAIDVACCLNYLHNEGGLPHGNLKATNILLEPPSLNAVLTDYSLHRLMSPAGTAEQILNAGALGYRAPELALAEKPLPSLKADVYAFGVILMEILTGKCAGEIISANSGVVDLTDWVKLLATEDRRSECFDQLIPGVESPGEHRRGLETMLEVSLRCILPASERPNIRMVFDDLNSVVL, encoded by the exons ATGGTTGGGATCTCGGGTTTTAGGATGCAGTTCTTCTGGTGGGTGGCTTTGTTGGTTGTTTTCTGTGCTTTGGATTCTTCACTGGGGCAGTCTGAACTGGATTATTTGCTGGAGTTCAAGAAAGGGATTGAGAAGGACCCGTTTGGTCATTTGGATTCTTGGAAAAAAGATTCAGTTGATTCAAATGGTTGCCCCAGCAATTGGTTCGGGATCGAATGCCAAAATGGGTCAGTCACCAAGATTACATTGCCCGGTGCAGGTTTGGTGGGGACTGTGAACTTCTCGATGATCAGTAAACTGAAAACTCTCGGCAATTTCTCGCTGCCGAACAACCTTCTTCGTGGTGGACTTACACCAGACATTGGGTCGATGGCATCATTAGAGTACTTGGATCTATCTGGTAACTTCTTGGATGGGAAGGTGCCTAGCAGCTTGTCCAACCTGCAGAGTTTGGCTTATCTGAATCTGTCATCAAATAACCTCAGTGGAAACCTCCCTTCTGGCTTTGAGAAGCTTCACCGATTGACGTACATTGATCTGCACGCGAACAACTTAGAGGGTGATATAGGCAGTTGGTTTTCGCAGTTGCAGAATGTGGTTCTTGTTGATCTCAGTTTCAATAAGTTCAGTGGATcatttccaaaaaatataaacaatctCACGTTTATTAGGTCAATCGGGCACATGAATATGAGCCACAATTTGTTGTCTGGGTCGCTTTTCACTCCCAATGTGAAGCCGTTGTTTGACAACTTGCAAGTGTTTGATGCAAGTTTTAATCAGCTCTCTGGTGACATCCTTGCTTTTAGTTCCATGTTTGCTCTTCAAGTTCTGCGGCTTCAGGGTAATCTATTTTCGGGGGATCTGCCCGTAGTACTCTTTAAAGAAAATTCTATGGTCTTGAGTGAACTGGATCTTAGCCTCAACCGGTTCCAAG GCCCTGTTTCTAGCATTACATCTTCAACCTTAAAGGTGCTGAATCTTTCCTCAAATGAGCTGGCAGGCACCTTGCCCAAGTCAATAGGAAATTGTGCTGTTGTGGATTTAAGTAataacaagctctcaggcaatATAACTGGCATTCAGTCATGGGGGAACTATGTTGAATTTGTTGATCTCAGTTCAAATTCATTGTCAGGAACCTTGCCAAATCAAACTTctaaatttttgaggttgacCACCATAAAATTGTCCAACAATTCACTGGAAGGAGAACTTCCCAACGTAATGGAAACTTACCCAAAGCTAAATCATGTTGATCTTAGTCATAACAAACTGACCGGACATCTTCTGACAGGCATCTTCACATCATCAACATTGACCTATGTAAATCTTTCTGGAAACCACTTTACTGGATCAATCACTTTCCTGAGCTCCCAAGCATATATTTCTGCACCATCAGATACACCTTTGCTTCCTAGCCAAAATTCAAGCCTTGATGTTCTTGACCTTTCTAATAACTTGCTGAGTGGCTTGTTGCCTCCTGATATTGGTAGCCTTGTCAATCTACAAGTACTGGATCTTAACAAGAATGATTTTTCAGGACCAATTCCCAGTGAAATAAGTATGCTTAAAAACTTGGTCTATCTTGATCTGTCTAACAACCATCTAAATGGTAGCATCCCTGATGGTTTTTCTCCAAGACTTCAAGAATTCAATGTGTCTTACAATAACTTGTCTGGCAATGTTCCTGATAATTTGTTGAAGTTTCCTGATTCCTCATTTCATCCAGGAAAccctttgttaattttgttgtcTCCTTCACCCAAAGATGGACCAGATCATGATGACAAGGGAAAACATCAGAACCATTTGAAGCGTGTGGTTTTGGAGGCACTGATTGCAGGCTCAATAGGTGGAGCAATTGTTATACTAATATTGTTTCTGCTTATTACTTACAAGCCTAGACCTTACAGAAGGGATGATCAACAGAATTCTAACAATAAAATCAGTGGGAGGGATGTCAATATTGACAGATCTTCTAGGCCACATGCTTTCGGATTTCAGAAAAATGCAGAGGCTATGCCAACGTCTTCAAGCTTTTCTACTGATCACCTTCTTTCTTCTGAAGGGAGATCACTGTCTGCACTTGGGGATGTTGCTCTGGCTGTAAGTGAACCTGTTGAACAAGGATTTTCCCAGTCAACAAAAGGACCTGTCCAAACTGCAAAATCTTGTGCAGGGGAAAGTTTGCCTCCTCGCAGTTCGAAGAGAACATCTCTTGGCTTTTCATGTTCACCGTCTGCTGATGCCTCATCATTGTCTGAGAATCCTGCTAGCTTGAAGGTGCCCTCACCTGATAGGTTGGCTGGGGATCTGCATTTCTTTGATACCTCTTTCGTGTTCTCTGCTGAGGAACTCTCACGTGCACCTGCAGAAGTCCTTGGTAGAAGCAGCCATGGAACATCCTACAAAGCTACACTTGACAATGGCCATATGCTGACAGTAAAATGGCTCCGAGAAGGTCTTGCTAAACGCAGGAAGGAATTTGCTAGGGAAGCAAAGAAGCTTGGAAGCATCAGGCATCCAAATATTGTTTCCCTTAGGGGCTACTATTGGGGTCCAAAGGAACACGAGAAGCTCATTGTGTCAGATTATATCAGTGCACATACTTTGGCTCACTACCTTTTTG AGCCTGAGTCTAGGAAGCTTCCACCACTCTCTGCAAATCAACGCCTCAAGGTGGCTATTGATGTTGCTTGCTGTCTCAACTACCTTCACAATGAGGGAGGCCTTCCACATGGAAATCTTAAAGCGACAAACATCTTGCTTGAACCTCCCAGCTTGAATGCTGTCCTGACTGATTACAGCCTTCACCGTCTGATGTCACCTGCTGGCACAGCAGAACAGATACTAAATGCTGGTGCACTTGGGTATCGAGCCCCTGAACTGGCCCTTGCAGAAAAGCCACTCCCATCTCTAAAAGCGGATGTTTATGCTTTTGGTGTGATCCTAATGGAGATCTTGACTGGAAAATGTGCTGGAGAGATAATATCTGCAAACTCTGGGGTTGTTGATCTCACCGACTGGGTCAAACTGTTGGCTACTGAAGATCGAAGGAGTGAGTGTTTCGACCAGCTAATTCCTGGGGTTGAAAGCCCTGGTGAGCATCGGAGAGGGCTGGAGACCATGCTTGAAGTCTCTCTCAGATGCATTCTTCCAGCATCTGAAAGACCCAATATCAGGATGGTCTTTGATGATCTGAACTCTGTGGTGCTATGA